From Diaminobutyricibacter sp. McL0608, one genomic window encodes:
- a CDS encoding YciI family protein: MSDWVYFIHPPREDFAETMTEAEDEAWERHFARLKRMLADGDLVLAGPTLGSVNTGITIFEAPDRAAAERIMAEDPVVAEGFARGELREFRVSLLRGRS; the protein is encoded by the coding sequence GTGAGTGATTGGGTGTACTTCATCCATCCGCCGCGCGAGGACTTCGCAGAGACGATGACGGAGGCCGAAGACGAGGCGTGGGAGCGCCACTTCGCACGGCTCAAGCGGATGCTCGCCGACGGCGACCTGGTGCTGGCCGGCCCGACGCTCGGGTCCGTCAACACGGGGATCACGATCTTCGAGGCGCCCGACAGGGCCGCGGCCGAGCGGATCATGGCCGAGGATCCGGTCGTGGCAGAAGGGTTCGCCCGCGGGGAGCTGCGCGAGTTCCGCGTTTCGCTGCTGCGGGGGCGTTCATAA